The following are encoded together in the Candidatus Protochlamydia phocaeensis genome:
- a CDS encoding IS3 family transposase (programmed frameshift), producing the protein MTNCKLITSVERRRRWSLEEKKQIIEETYLEGQSVSQVARRYGITPSQLFAWRRQMEEGALQGIQSGEELVPKSQVKEMEKRIRELERMLGKKTLENEILKEAIKIGQGKKTHLAAALAKLKRFSIRKIAEAMQVSRSNLMQQLKKPSSPEPALYCQANDEKIIALIKEVIKGRPTYGYRRVKALINKQLAARGENLINHKRIFRLMKRHHLLLQKPARRPSRAHTGKVETLFSNTRWCSDSFSIQCFNGDRVHVAFSLDTCDREIMRYVASTIGIDGQMIRDLMLETVEYRFGRPKAHARLQWLSDNGSCYTAKETVNFGRMLGLEIRTTPAYSPESNGMAEAFVKTFKRDYVYFGNLQDAKAILEQLPKWIDDYNNKAPHKALKMLSPREYLNKLQIAS; encoded by the exons ATGACTAATTGTAAACTCATTACATCAGTAGAAAGAAGAAGACGTTGGTCTTTGGAAGAGAAGAAACAAATTATTGAAGAGACTTATCTGGAAGGACAATCTGTTTCCCAAGTTGCAAGAAGATATGGTATAACACCAAGTCAGCTTTTTGCATGGAGGAGACAGATGGAAGAAGGTGCACTTCAAGGAATTCAAAGTGGAGAAGAACTTGTCCCTAAGAGCCAAGTCAAGGAAATGGAAAAGCGTATCCGGGAATTGGAGCGCATGCTTGGTAAGAAGACGCTAGAAAATGAAATTTTAAAAGAAGCGATCAAGATAGGGCAGG GAAAAAAAACTCATCTTGCGGCAGCCCTTGCCAAACTTAAACGATTTAGCATAAGGAAAATAGCAGAAGCCATGCAAGTGTCTCGGTCTAATCTTATGCAACAATTAAAGAAGCCCTCTTCTCCTGAGCCTGCCCTCTATTGCCAGGCAAATGACGAGAAGATTATTGCTTTAATAAAAGAAGTCATTAAAGGGAGACCGACTTATGGATATCGAAGAGTGAAGGCTCTTATTAATAAGCAGTTAGCGGCAAGAGGAGAAAATCTCATTAACCATAAAAGAATTTTTCGGTTAATGAAGAGACATCATCTTTTATTGCAAAAGCCTGCAAGAAGGCCAAGCAGAGCTCATACAGGTAAAGTAGAGACTCTTTTTAGCAATACAAGATGGTGCTCAGATAGCTTCTCTATTCAGTGCTTCAATGGAGATCGCGTTCATGTCGCTTTCTCTTTGGATACCTGCGACAGAGAAATTATGCGCTATGTTGCTTCAACCATAGGCATTGATGGCCAAATGATCAGAGACTTAATGCTAGAAACAGTTGAATATCGCTTTGGCCGGCCAAAAGCGCATGCAAGATTGCAATGGCTCAGCGATAATGGCAGCTGCTATACAGCTAAAGAAACAGTAAACTTTGGAAGAATGCTTGGCTTAGAAATAAGAACAACTCCAGCTTACAGTCCAGAAAGCAACGGCATGGCTGAAGCTTTTGTTAAAACTTTTAAAAGAGATTATGTTTATTTTGGCAATCTTCAAGATGCCAAGGCTATTTTGGAACAATTGCCAAAATGGATAGATGATTACAATAATAAAGCCCCTCACAAGGCTTTAAAAATGCTCTCTCCAAGAGAGTATTTAAATAAATTACAAATCGCAAGTTAG
- a CDS encoding GNAT family N-acetyltransferase has product MQYMPTSMITNIYPSYLEMESKNMETRITLRSLSRDDLKCFYTWASDPEVAQTMTWEAYSSEEEAYKFLVEVAEKHSWFKAICLDGVPIGSVTLSQGKGNAACRAELGYVLAKAYWGKGIATLAVKNAIKQGFNDLGVKRIEALVDPENISSQKVLAKAGLSCEGLLKNYILFKGEMRDRYIYAIVN; this is encoded by the coding sequence ATGCAGTATATGCCAACAAGTATGATTACTAATATTTATCCTAGTTATTTAGAAATGGAATCAAAAAACATGGAGACAAGAATAACTCTTCGGTCTCTATCTCGGGATGACTTAAAATGCTTTTATACATGGGCTAGTGATCCTGAAGTAGCTCAGACTATGACTTGGGAAGCTTATTCTTCGGAAGAAGAAGCTTATAAATTTTTAGTTGAAGTAGCAGAAAAACATTCTTGGTTTAAAGCCATTTGCCTTGACGGAGTACCTATAGGTTCGGTTACTTTATCTCAAGGTAAAGGCAATGCTGCTTGCCGAGCAGAGTTAGGCTATGTATTGGCAAAAGCATATTGGGGGAAAGGCATAGCAACACTAGCTGTAAAAAATGCAATTAAACAAGGTTTTAATGACTTGGGCGTTAAACGCATCGAAGCATTAGTTGATCCAGAAAATATATCTTCTCAAAAAGTATTAGCAAAAGCTGGACTGAGTTGTGAAGGACTTCTTAAAAATTATATTCTTTTTAAGGGAGAAATGAGAGATCGGTATATCTATGCAATTGTTAACTGA
- a CDS encoding HesA/MoeB/ThiF family protein, with protein MDPIKTQDNLKKLSITLLGVGGIGNWIALNFVGMGIQKIRLVDPDIIEESNLTRQVLFGEKDVGKFKVEIAEKQLKERNKDLTIEAIKEKVTESNISDLIDKADFVILSADRPFFYIQKLVNQACVKLKIPLLNVGYAAGEGLMGPLVIPGVSSCLACNGYLDGNNYYLKEKRNAEELANHFRSPSFACLNSLISCMASFEIIKFFLGYGECISVNNAIRIDPLDFSIRKVSCVRNPQCSICQQV; from the coding sequence TTGGATCCCATAAAAACTCAGGATAATCTTAAGAAACTATCTATTACCCTGTTAGGTGTTGGGGGAATTGGCAATTGGATCGCTTTAAACTTTGTAGGAATGGGAATCCAAAAAATTAGGCTTGTTGATCCTGATATAATTGAAGAATCGAATCTAACAAGACAAGTTTTATTTGGCGAAAAAGATGTTGGAAAATTTAAAGTTGAGATAGCAGAAAAACAGCTTAAAGAAAGAAATAAGGATTTAACTATAGAAGCTATCAAAGAAAAGGTAACAGAATCTAATATATCAGATTTGATTGATAAGGCTGATTTTGTCATTTTATCTGCTGATAGGCCTTTCTTCTATATTCAAAAACTGGTAAATCAAGCCTGTGTAAAGCTGAAAATTCCTTTATTAAATGTAGGTTATGCAGCAGGAGAAGGCTTAATGGGACCTCTTGTTATTCCTGGTGTTTCCTCTTGTCTTGCTTGCAATGGATATTTAGATGGAAATAATTACTATTTAAAAGAAAAAAGAAACGCCGAAGAATTGGCTAATCATTTTAGATCGCCTTCTTTTGCTTGTTTGAACTCTCTAATCTCTTGTATGGCTTCTTTCGAAATCATAAAGTTTTTTTTGGGATATGGTGAGTGTATATCTGTGAATAATGCAATTCGTATAGATCCTCTAGATTTTAGTATTAGAAAAGTATCCTGTGTAAGGAATCCACAATGCAGTATATGCCAACAAGTATGA
- the traD gene encoding type IV conjugative transfer system coupling protein TraD yields MGVIHTLTEGGQIWAHRVRMFKQVMKIAIIFSCLIWIGLFGYRMSRLPNLIYYASYYHLQANYSLSASVDQIEVDHQIWQVIAHEKQSQRLKVSSKRVFNYTKPYWDQLVLIGHQNLIMTSQITFFAFIGIIFFFFIRGRISKRKEHISGKKVSSAWKIKTLLKLKGQASSIKLGNLPIVRRSETQHILITGGTGSGKTNCFNNILPQIRKNKQRAIIIDTTGVFVERYFRVGKDILLNPCDERSVSWHPWIECRDRLDFDSLAEGFIPQSYSENDEYWRTASRSLLSAALLKLNFQKNTSELTNKLLFEPLSKLAEFVQGTKAAAHIDLNSERTAGSVRSVASSFLGCLEFLQDTESPFSIREWIEKEQNDSWLFLACKPIQRPALNPLIAAWFSVAIRSLMQLKPSLDRRIWFIIDELPSLNKLKDLDILLCESRKYGGCALLALQSPAQLNSIYGPNGAKTILGNCATKIVFAEQDPEVAEQISKIFGDREIKEYQEGLSYGANDVRDGVNLSLQTRNIPLVNTTDIQFLEKNQAYIKLAGNIPIAKINFKIIK; encoded by the coding sequence ATGGGGGTCATCCATACTTTGACAGAAGGGGGGCAAATTTGGGCCCACCGCGTGCGCATGTTCAAACAAGTAATGAAGATTGCTATTATCTTTTCCTGTCTTATTTGGATTGGATTATTTGGCTATAGGATGAGTCGTTTGCCTAATCTGATTTATTACGCATCTTATTATCATTTACAGGCTAATTATTCTTTATCGGCTTCTGTGGATCAAATAGAGGTAGATCATCAAATTTGGCAGGTAATCGCTCATGAAAAGCAATCTCAGAGATTAAAAGTTAGTTCTAAGCGGGTCTTTAATTACACAAAACCTTATTGGGATCAATTAGTTCTGATAGGCCATCAAAACTTAATAATGACAAGCCAAATTACTTTTTTTGCTTTTATTGGAATTATCTTTTTCTTTTTTATTAGAGGGAGGATTTCTAAGAGGAAAGAACACATTTCGGGAAAGAAAGTGTCCTCTGCTTGGAAAATAAAAACCTTATTAAAATTGAAAGGACAAGCCTCTTCTATTAAGCTTGGCAATTTACCAATTGTTAGGCGATCTGAGACTCAACATATTTTGATAACAGGCGGAACGGGAAGTGGTAAAACAAACTGTTTTAATAACATTTTACCTCAAATTCGAAAAAATAAGCAGCGAGCTATCATAATTGATACAACAGGAGTTTTTGTTGAACGATATTTTAGAGTAGGAAAAGATATTTTGCTCAATCCATGTGATGAAAGAAGTGTATCTTGGCATCCTTGGATAGAATGTCGAGATAGGCTTGATTTTGATTCCCTTGCAGAGGGATTTATTCCTCAAAGTTATTCAGAAAATGATGAATATTGGAGAACCGCATCTCGCAGTCTTTTGAGCGCTGCTTTGCTAAAATTAAATTTCCAGAAAAATACTTCTGAGCTAACAAATAAGCTATTATTTGAACCTCTTTCTAAGCTAGCTGAATTTGTTCAAGGAACGAAAGCAGCAGCTCATATTGACTTGAATTCAGAAAGAACTGCTGGGTCGGTAAGATCTGTGGCTTCCTCTTTTTTGGGTTGTTTAGAATTTTTACAAGACACAGAGAGTCCATTTTCAATTAGAGAATGGATAGAGAAAGAGCAAAATGATAGTTGGTTATTTTTGGCGTGTAAACCCATTCAAAGGCCAGCACTAAATCCTCTTATTGCGGCGTGGTTTTCTGTCGCTATTCGAAGTTTAATGCAATTAAAGCCAAGCTTAGATAGGAGAATATGGTTTATCATTGATGAGCTTCCTTCATTAAATAAATTGAAAGATTTGGATATTCTTCTGTGTGAAAGCCGCAAATATGGGGGCTGTGCCCTATTAGCACTTCAAAGTCCAGCCCAGCTCAATTCTATATATGGCCCCAATGGCGCTAAAACTATTTTGGGAAATTGTGCCACTAAAATTGTATTTGCAGAACAGGATCCAGAAGTTGCAGAGCAAATTTCTAAAATTTTTGGCGATAGAGAAATTAAAGAATATCAAGAAGGCTTATCCTATGGAGCTAACGATGTCAGGGATGGAGTGAATTTATCTTTGCAAACTCGCAACATTCCTCTTGTTAATACAACAGATATTCAATTTTTAGAGAAGAACCAAGCCTACATTAAGCTAGCGGGTAATATTCCAATTGCAAAAATTAATTTTAAAATTATAAAGTAG